A stretch of the Papaver somniferum cultivar HN1 chromosome 6, ASM357369v1, whole genome shotgun sequence genome encodes the following:
- the LOC113290145 gene encoding U3 snoRNP-associated protein-like EMB2271 isoform X1, producing MKNKITKKTTTNVKKSRKNPLKLEQDSFFSHDSKRRKKFQSDNGIIESDDSDDNQVDEEDDEKTKYGRDNEEEEDEYANETADERKHRVAKAYLENIKRIAKEQKEDDDDEEEDSDEEEQTGIRKSVTELLQQKQLEESDRVRKLFAARVQKPESHDEFRLIARHGQSVTAIALADDDLTGFSASKDGSIIQWDVESGKSGKYVWPSKEILNSHGAKNPQNPAKKASKHVLSIAVSSDGRYLATGGLDRHVHLWDTRTRQHIQAFPGHRGPVSCVSFRQGASQLISGSYDRTIKLWNVEDRAYMDTLFGHQGEVLTIDCLRKERVLSVGRDRTMRLFKIAEESQLLFRAPAASLECCCFISNDEFLSGSDDGSIELWNPMRKKPAFIVKNAHPVLASHDESSIKDNRIPNGDDTAGNGNIKAQGLCSSVRSWVGSVAVSRSSDLIASGAGNGSVHLWAVDGEAKTIRPLHDLPLVGFVNSLAFAKSGRFLLAGVGQEPRLGRWGRNSAARNGVLIHPLKLSE from the exons ATGAAGAACAAAATAACGAAGAAGACAACAACAAATGTAAAAAAGAGCAGGAAAAATCCATTAAAACTAGAACAGGATTCATTCTTTAGTCACGAttcaaagagaagaaagaagTTTCAGAGTGACAATGGTATTATTGAAAGTGACGacagtgatgataatcaagtagatgaagaagatgatgaaaaaactAAGTATGGTagagataatgaagaagaagaggatgaatatGCTAATGAAACTGCCGATGAAAGAAAACATAGAGTTGCTAAGGCATATTTAGAGAATATTAAAAGGATTGCAAAGGAacagaaagaagatgatgatgatgaagaggaggatagtgatgaagaagaacagaCAGGTATAAGGAAATCGGTTACTGAGTTGCTTCAGCAGAAACAGCTTGAAGAGAGTGATCGAGTGCGGAAATTATTCGCCgccag GGTTCAAAAGCCAGAATCTCATGACGAATTTCGATTAATAGCGAGACACGGTCAGTCTGTCACTGCTATAGCTCTGGCTGATGATGATTTGACAGGCTTTTCAGCCTCTAAAGATGGAAGCATTATTCAATGGGATGTAGAAAGTGGGAAAAGTGGTAAATATGTGTGGCCAAGCAAAGAAATCTTAAATTCGCATGGTGCAAAAAATCCTCAAAATCCTGCCAAAAAAGCAAGTAAACATGTTCTCTCAATAGCTGTTAGCTCTGATGGTCGATATTTGGCCACTGGGGGCTTGGACCGCCATGTTCACTTATGGGATACCCGTACACGACAACACATTCAG GCATTTCCGGGTCATAGAGGCCCTGTATCATGTGTGTCTTTTAGACAAGGAGCTTCCCAGTTAATTTCTGGGTCATATGACCGGACAATCAAGTTATGGAATGTGGAAGATAGAGCATACATGGACACTTTATTTGGTCACCAAGGTGAAGTTTTGACAATTGACTGTCTTCGGAAAGAACGTGTACTGTCTGTGGGACGTGATCGGACTATGCGCTTATTTAAG ATAGCAGAGGAGTCTCAGCTACTTTTTCGTGCTCCAGCGGCGTCTTTAGAgtgttgttgttttattagcaATGATGAATTTTTGTCGGGATCAGATGATGGAAGTATTGAGCTTTGGAATCCAATGCGGAAAAAGCCTGCATTTATTGTAAAAAATGCACATCCGGTATTGGCTTCTCATGATGAGTCATCTATAAAAGATAACAGAATTCCCAATGGAGATGACACGG CAGGAAATGGAAATATAAAAGCTCAAGGTCTCTGTTCATCTGTGCGATCTTGGGTTGGTTCAGTCGCTGTGTCTAGAAGCAGTGATCTCATTGCATCAGGAGCTGGTAATGGTTCAGTGCATCTATGGGCAGTTGATGGTGAAGCCAAAACCATCCGACCCTTGCATGATCTTCCACTT GTCGGCTTTGTAAATTCCCTAGCATTTGCAAAATCTGGGCGGTTCCTTCTAGCTGGAGTTGGGCAG GAGCCGCGGCTAGGAAGATGGGGACGTAATTCAGCAGCTCGCAATGGTGTTCTAATTCATCCCCTCAAGCTATCCGAATAG
- the LOC113291818 gene encoding probable LRR receptor-like serine/threonine-protein kinase At1g05700, producing the protein MNHQIPNLLLVLSVFSYFSCFLVLVPVNAEVFLSIDCGSSSLKPHTDYNSIVWVADDPYIQTGETHEVMIDAPDVEAWDSRVMSTLRAFPTPKKNCYSIDIDDKAKDSTSTTKVERFLVRASFYYGNYDNKFSPPTFNLQFNGNSWSQIVTDQDNIIYAEMVFALNKGNNINICLAQTQPDHIPFISALEVRSLNDPYAYSYINRNHPLFFFERFAFGTSTTIRYPQDDLDRIWAPFQTNIRVRSNSLYRNVNIDEAKSLESLSASLKKLIEIKNSNLSSPPVAFLRYNYDGPPNAILKTHLSSSEKLSYTGVSDPKVPINHNAYFSEATRLNSTQKRSFNNKLDGVDIRPSGPVTPLFGYAIEVLIFNVTSFATSSSYSIDFVRTKDSNLPPLINAIEGYTVGDKLVQGTNSSDDWNGDPCLPSPYTWDWVACSSDADSPRVTALYLNDLRLVGTLPDFSDMDALDAIDLHNNSLTGEIPDFFGILPKLRVPNLADNNFSGTIPLLLSNNVNLKLK; encoded by the exons ATGAATCACCAAATTCCCAATCTGCTTCTTGTTCTTTCGGTCTTTTCCTATTTCTCATGTTTTCTGGTCCTTGTACCAGTAAATGCAGAAG TTTTTTTGAGCATAGATTGTGGCTCTTCTTCATTGAAACCTCATACAGATTATAATTCAATCGTATGGGTCGCGGACGATCCTTACATACAGACCGGAGAAACTCATGAAGTTATGATCGATGCACCTGATGTAGAGGCCTGGGATTCTCGTGTTATGAGCACTCTCAGAGCCTTCCCAACTCCTAAAAAGAACTGCTATTCGATAGATATTGATGATAAAGCTAAGGATTCTACCTCGACTACTAAGGTTGAAAGATTCCTTGTTCGAGCTAGTTTCTATTACGGGAACTATGACAATAAGTTCAGCCCACCGACTTTCAATCTTCAATTCAACGGGAACAGTTGGTCACAAATTGTAACAGATCAGGACAATATCATATACGCAGAAATGGTATTTGCATTGAACAAGGGTAACAACATAAACATATGTCTTGCTCAAACACAACCAGATCACATTCCGTTTATATCGGCTCTTGAAGTTAGAAGTTTGAATGATCCGTATGCTTACAGTTATATCAACCGTAATCATCCATTATTTTTCTTCGAACGATTTGCTTTTGGTACCAGCACAACTATAAG GTACCCCCAAGATGACCTTGACCGAATTTGGGCACCATTTCAAACCAATATTAGAGTTAGAAGCAACTCGCTATATCGAAATGTCAACATTGACGAAGCTAAATCTCTCGAGTCTCTAAGCGCATCACTTAAAAAATTGATTGAGATTAAAAACAGTAACCTGTCATCCCCACCTGTAGCATTTCTTCGTTACAATTACGATGGTCCCCCTAATGCCATACTAAAGACGCATTTGAGTTCATCTGAAAAACTTTCTTATACTGGAGTTTCAGATCCTAAAGTTCCTATCAATCACAATGCGTACTTCTCAGAAGCGACGAGACTAAATTCTACTCAGAAACGATCATTCAATAATAAACTCGATGGTGTTGATATTCGTCCTAGTGGCCCTGTGACACCACTTTTCGGATACGCAATCGAGGTCCTCATTTTCAATGTGACTTCTTTCGCCACCAGTTCTTCATATTCGATTGATTTTGTGCGCACGAAAGACTCAAATCTTCCTCCGTTAATCAATGCCATTGAAGGATATACTGTCGGTGATAAATTGGTTCAAGGAACCAATTCAAGTGATG ATTGGAATGGCGATCCTTGTTTACCTTCACCCTACACTTGGGATTGGGTTGCATGTAGCTCTGATGCCGATTCTCCTCGCGTTACAGCACT GTATCTCAATGACCTTCGATTAGTAGGCACTTTACCAGATTTTAGCGACATGGATGCTCTTGATGCCAT AGATTTGCACAACAACAGTTTGACGGGAGAAATTCCCGATTTCTTTGGCATACTTCCCAAGCTTAGAGTACC AAATTTGGCGGACAACAATTTTTCAGGAACAATACCTCTATTACTATCAAATAATGTCAATTTGAAATTAAAGTAA
- the LOC113290145 gene encoding U3 snoRNP-associated protein-like EMB2271 isoform X2, producing the protein MKNKITKKTTTNVKKSRKNPLKLEQDSFFSHDSKRRKKFQSDNGIIESDDSDDNQVDEEDDEKTKYGRDNEEEEDEYANETADERKHRVAKAYLENIKRIAKEQKEDDDDEEEDSDEEEQTGIRKSVTELLQQKQLEESDRVRKLFAARVQKPESHDEFRLIARHGQSVTAIALADDDLTGFSASKDGSIIQWDVESGKSGKYVWPSKEILNSHGAKNPQNPAKKASKHVLSIAVSSDGRYLATGGLDRHVHLWDTRTRQHIQAFPGHRGPVSCVSFRQGASQLISGSYDRTIKLWNVEDRAYMDTLFGHQGEVLTIDCLRKERVLSVGRDRTMRLFKIAEESQLLFRAPAASLECCCFISNDEFLSGSDDGSIELWNPMRKKPAFIVKNAHPVLASHDESSIKDNRIPNGDDTGNGNIKAQGLCSSVRSWVGSVAVSRSSDLIASGAGNGSVHLWAVDGEAKTIRPLHDLPLVGFVNSLAFAKSGRFLLAGVGQEPRLGRWGRNSAARNGVLIHPLKLSE; encoded by the exons ATGAAGAACAAAATAACGAAGAAGACAACAACAAATGTAAAAAAGAGCAGGAAAAATCCATTAAAACTAGAACAGGATTCATTCTTTAGTCACGAttcaaagagaagaaagaagTTTCAGAGTGACAATGGTATTATTGAAAGTGACGacagtgatgataatcaagtagatgaagaagatgatgaaaaaactAAGTATGGTagagataatgaagaagaagaggatgaatatGCTAATGAAACTGCCGATGAAAGAAAACATAGAGTTGCTAAGGCATATTTAGAGAATATTAAAAGGATTGCAAAGGAacagaaagaagatgatgatgatgaagaggaggatagtgatgaagaagaacagaCAGGTATAAGGAAATCGGTTACTGAGTTGCTTCAGCAGAAACAGCTTGAAGAGAGTGATCGAGTGCGGAAATTATTCGCCgccag GGTTCAAAAGCCAGAATCTCATGACGAATTTCGATTAATAGCGAGACACGGTCAGTCTGTCACTGCTATAGCTCTGGCTGATGATGATTTGACAGGCTTTTCAGCCTCTAAAGATGGAAGCATTATTCAATGGGATGTAGAAAGTGGGAAAAGTGGTAAATATGTGTGGCCAAGCAAAGAAATCTTAAATTCGCATGGTGCAAAAAATCCTCAAAATCCTGCCAAAAAAGCAAGTAAACATGTTCTCTCAATAGCTGTTAGCTCTGATGGTCGATATTTGGCCACTGGGGGCTTGGACCGCCATGTTCACTTATGGGATACCCGTACACGACAACACATTCAG GCATTTCCGGGTCATAGAGGCCCTGTATCATGTGTGTCTTTTAGACAAGGAGCTTCCCAGTTAATTTCTGGGTCATATGACCGGACAATCAAGTTATGGAATGTGGAAGATAGAGCATACATGGACACTTTATTTGGTCACCAAGGTGAAGTTTTGACAATTGACTGTCTTCGGAAAGAACGTGTACTGTCTGTGGGACGTGATCGGACTATGCGCTTATTTAAG ATAGCAGAGGAGTCTCAGCTACTTTTTCGTGCTCCAGCGGCGTCTTTAGAgtgttgttgttttattagcaATGATGAATTTTTGTCGGGATCAGATGATGGAAGTATTGAGCTTTGGAATCCAATGCGGAAAAAGCCTGCATTTATTGTAAAAAATGCACATCCGGTATTGGCTTCTCATGATGAGTCATCTATAAAAGATAACAGAATTCCCAATGGAGATGACACGG GAAATGGAAATATAAAAGCTCAAGGTCTCTGTTCATCTGTGCGATCTTGGGTTGGTTCAGTCGCTGTGTCTAGAAGCAGTGATCTCATTGCATCAGGAGCTGGTAATGGTTCAGTGCATCTATGGGCAGTTGATGGTGAAGCCAAAACCATCCGACCCTTGCATGATCTTCCACTT GTCGGCTTTGTAAATTCCCTAGCATTTGCAAAATCTGGGCGGTTCCTTCTAGCTGGAGTTGGGCAG GAGCCGCGGCTAGGAAGATGGGGACGTAATTCAGCAGCTCGCAATGGTGTTCTAATTCATCCCCTCAAGCTATCCGAATAG